One stretch of Candidatus Nitrosotenuis cloacae DNA includes these proteins:
- a CDS encoding DNA-directed RNA polymerase subunit H yields MATKKTHVLVPDHIYVPKHEIMDKKDAEEVLKKFNCKPTEMPLIFANDPAIIGLGVKPGDMIKITRKSPTAGESIYYRYVVEI; encoded by the coding sequence TTGGCAACTAAGAAAACCCACGTTCTAGTACCGGATCACATTTACGTACCAAAGCATGAGATCATGGACAAAAAAGACGCAGAAGAGGTCCTCAAAAAATTCAACTGCAAGCCAACTGAGATGCCATTAATTTTTGCAAACGATCCTGCAATTATCGGACTTGGCGTAAAACCAGGCGACATGATAAAAATTACAAGAAAGAGCCCAACTGCCGGTGAGAGCATTTACTATAGATATGTGGTGGAGATCTAA